A part of Jaculus jaculus isolate mJacJac1 chromosome 17, mJacJac1.mat.Y.cur, whole genome shotgun sequence genomic DNA contains:
- the Celsr3 gene encoding cadherin EGF LAG seven-pass G-type receptor 3 isoform X1 → MARQPLCWGLRGPLTPVLLLILFLSLFPCSREELGGGGEEAWDPGVAATEPRAQIGGGALALCPESPGAWEDGESGLGVREPVFMRLRGGRQSARSGRGSPEQTNPELAVQALDSREQETGQGPGCLLCWHPEISSCGRTGPLRRGSLSPEALSPGDPGVGSSSPHPLDLLVQSGAPKPMSFQRNVRRGIRKRVETVSCCGELWASGRKGQGERATTSGTERRKPLRRDCLPGAMGAVFGLDSAPRAARTAPTSGSAPRKSRTAPVSAPQRMRSRGLFRRRFLPQRPGPRPPGSLTYPEARQARPRRAANRHPQFPQYNYQTLVPENEAAGTSVLRVVAQDPDPGEAGRLVYSLAALMNSRSLELFSIDPHSGLIRTAAALDRESMERHYLRVTAQDHGSPRLSATTMVAVTVADRNDHSPVFEQAQYRETLRENVEEGYPILQLRATDGDAPPNANLRYRFVGSPAARTPGAAFEIDPRSGLISTSGRVDREHMESYELVVEASDQGQEPGPRSATVRVHITVLDENDNAPQFSEKRYVAQVREDVRPHTVVLRVTATDQDKDANGLVHYNIISGNSRGHFAIDSLTGEIQVVAPLDFEAEREYALRIRAQDAGRPPLSNNTGLASIQVVDINDHTPIFVSTPFQVSVLENAPLGHSVIHIQAVDADHGENARLEYSLTGVAPDTPFVINSATGWVSVSGPLDRESVEHYFFGVEARDHGSPPLSASASVTVTVLDVNDNRPEFTMKEYHLRLNEDAAVGTSVVSVTAVDRDANSAISYQITGGNTRNRFAISTQGGVGLVTLALPLDYKQERYFKLVLTASDRALHDHCYVHINITDANTHRPVFQSAHYSVSMNEDRPVGSTVVVISASDDDVGENARITYLLEDNLPQFRIDADSGAITLQAPLDYEDQVTYTLAITARDNGIPQKADTTYVEVMVNDVNDNAPQFVASHYTGLVSEDAPPFTSVLQISATDRDAHANGRVQYTFQNGEDGDGDFTIEPTSGIVRTVRRLDREAVPVYELTAYAVDRGVPPLRTPVSIQVTVQDVNDNAPVFPAEEFEVRVKENSIVGSVVAQITAVDPDEGPNAHIMYQIVEGNIPELFQMDIFSGELTALIDLDYEARQEYVIVVQATSAPLVSRATVHVRLVDQNDNSPVLNNFQILFNNYVSNRSDTFPSGIIGRIPAYDPDVSDHLFYSFERGNELQLLVVNHTSGELRLSRKLDNNRPLVASMLVTVTDGLHSVTAQCVLRVVIITEELLANSLTVRLENMWQERFLSPLLGHFLEGVAAVLATPTEDVFIFNIQNDTDVGGTVLNVSFSALAPRGAGAGATGPWFSSEELQEQLYVRRAALAARSLLDVLPFDDNVCLREPCENYMKCVSVLRFDSSAPFLASASTLFRPIQPIAGLRCRCPAGFTGDFCETELDLCYSNPCRNGGACARREGGYTCVCRPRFTGEDCELDTEAGRCVPGVCRNGGTCTDAPNGGFRCQCPAGGAFEGPRCEVAARSFPPSSFVMFRGLRQRFHLTLSLSFATVQPSGLLFYNGRLNEKHDFLALELVAGQVRLTYSTGESSTVVSPTVPGGLSDGQWHTVHLRYYNKPRTDALGGAQGPSKDKVAVLSVDDCNVAVALQFGAEIGNYSCAAAGVQTSSKKSLDLTGPLLLGGVPNLPENFPVSHKDFIGCMRDLHIDGRRMDMAAFVANNGTVAGCQAKLRFCDSGPCKNNGFCSERWDGFSCDCPVGFGGKDCRLTMAHPYHFHGNGTLSWDFGSDMAVSVPWYLGLAFRTRATRGVLMQVQVGPHSTLLCQLDRGFLSVTLTRGSGRAAHLLLDQVTVSDGRWHDLRLELQEEPGGRRGHHVFMVSLDFSLFQDTMAVGNELQGLKVKQLHVGGLPPSSKEESPQGLVGCIQGVWLGSTPFGSPALLPPSHRVNVEPGCVVTNTCASGPCPAHADCHDLWQTFSCTCRPGYYGPGCVDVCLLNPCQNQGSCRHLSGVPHGYTCECADGYFGQHCEHRMDQQCPRGWWGSPTCGPCNCDVHKGFDPNCNKTNGHCHCKEFHYRPRGSDSCLPCDCYPVGSTSRSCAPHSGQCPCRPGALGRQCNSCDSPFAEVTASGCRVLYDACPKSLRSGVWWPQTKFGVLATVPCPRGALGLRGAGAAMRLCDEDQGWLEPDLFNCTSPAFRELSVLLDGLELNKTALDTVEAKKLAQRLREVTDQTSHYFSQDVRVTARLLAYLLAFESHQQGFGLTATQDAHFNENLLWAGSALLAPETGDLWAALGQRAPEGSPGSAGLVRHLEEYAATLARNMELTYLNPVGLVTPNIMLSIDRMEHPSSARGAHRYPRYHSNLFRGQDAWDPHTHVLLPSQSPQPSPTGVLPTSSGPENSTASSVVPPPAPPEPEPEPGISIVILLVYRTLGGLLPAQFQAERRGARLPQNPVMNSPVVSVAVFHGRNFLRGVLESPISLEFRLLQTANRSKAICVQWDPPGPSDQHGMWTARDCELVHRNGSHARCRCSRTGTFGVLMDASPRERLEGDLELLAVFTHVVVSVSVAALALTAAVLLSLRSLKSNVRGIHANVASALGVSELLFLLGIHRTHNQLICAVVAILLHYFFLSTFAWLLVQGLHLYRMQVEPRNVDRGAMRFYHALGWGVPAVLLGLAVGLHPEGYGNPDFCWISIHEPLIWSFAGPVVLVIVMNGTMFLLAARTSCSAGQREAKKTSMLRTLRSSFLLLLLVSASWLFGLLAVNHSILAFHYLHAGLCGLQGLAVLLLFCVLNADARAAWTPACLARKAAPEETRPAPGPGSGAYNNTALFEESGLIRITLGASTVSSVSSARSGRTQDQDSQRGHGYLRDNVLVRHGSAADHADHSLQAHAGPTDLDVAMFHRDAGADSDSDSDLSLEEERSLSIPSSESEDNGRTRGRFQRPLQRAAQSERLLTHPKDVDGNDLLSYWPAPGECEATSCALQTWGSERRLGLDTSKDAANNNQPDMALTSGDETSLGRAQRQRKGILKNRLQYPLVPQARGAPELSWCRAATLGHRAVPAASYGRIYAGGGTGSLSQPASRYSSREQLDLLLRRQLSRERLEEAPASALRPLSRPGSQERLDAMPGRLEPRDRGSTLPRRQPPRDYPGAIAGRFGSRDALDLGAPREWLSTLPPPRRTRDLDPHHHPPLALSPQRQLSRDPLLPARPLDSLSRSSNSREQLDQVPSRHPSREALGPAPQLLRAREDPASGPSHGPSTEQLGILSSILASFNSSALSSVQSSSTPSGPHTTATPSATASALGPSTPHSATSHSISELSPDSEVPRSEGHS, encoded by the exons AGGGTCAAGGCGAGAGAGCCACGACATCCGGAACGGAGAGGAGGAAACCCCTGCGGCGGGACTGTCTTCCCGGGGCTATGGGAGCTGTCTTCGGGTTGGATTCAGCACCACGTGCGGCGAGGACAGCTCCTACGTCGGGTTCAGCACCCCGCAAGTCCCGGACAGCTCCAGTGTCTGCACCTCAGCGCATGCGCTCCCGAGGTCTCTTCCGTCGCCGCTTCCTCCCTCAGCGCCCCGGGCCTCGTCCCCCCGGGTCCCTCACCTATCCCGAAGCAAGACAGGCACGTCCCCGCCGCGCTGCAAACCGTCACCCGCAGTTTCCACAGTACAACTACCAGACGCTGGTACCCGAGAACGAAGCGGCGGGCACATCGGTGCTGCGCGTGGTGGCGCAGGACCCGGACCCGGGAGAGGCAGGGCGCCTGGTCTACTCGCTGGCTGCGCTCATGAACAGCCGCTCGCTGGAGCTTTTCAGCATCGATCCGCACAGCGGCCTGATCCGCACGGCCGCCGCCCTGGACCGCGAGAGTATGGAGCGCCACTACCTGCGGGTGACCGCGCAGGACCACGGCTCGCCGCGCCTCTCGGCCACCACCATGGTAGCCGTGACCGTAGCCGACCGCAACGACCACTCGCCTGTGTTTGAACAGGCACAGTACCGGGAAACACTTCGGGAGAACGTGGAAGAGGGTTACCCCATCCTGCAGTTGCGTGCCACGGATGGCGATGCGCCACCTAACGCCAACCTACGCTACCGTTTCGTGGGGTCGCCGGCTGCGCGCACCCCCGGCGCTGCCTTCGAGATCGACCCACGTTCTGGACTCATCAGCACCAGCGGCCGAGTGGACCGCGAGCACATGGAAAGCTACGAGCTGGTAGTGGAGGCCAGTGACCAGGGTCAGGAGCCTGGGCCACGTTCGGCTACTGTGCGAGTACACATAACTGTGCTGGATGAGAACGATAACGCGCCCCAGTTCAGCGAGAAGCGCTACGTGGCGCAGGTGCGCGAGGATGTACGCCCCCACACGGTCGTGCTACGCGTCACAGCCACCGACCAGGACAAGGATGCCAACGGTTTGGTACACTACAACATCATCAGTGGCAACAGCCGAGGCCACTTTGCCATCGACAGCCTCACAGGTGAGATCCAGGTAGTGGCACCTCTAGactttgaggcagagagagagtatgctTTGCGCATCAGGGCCCAAGACGCCGGCCGGCCGCCCTTATCCAACAACACGGGCCTGGCAAGCATCCAGGTGGTAGACATCAATGACCACACTCCTATCTTTGTTAGCACGCCCTTTCAGGTCTCTGTTCTGGAAAATGCACCCCTGGGCCACTCGGTCATTCACATTCAGGCGGTGGACGCAGACCACGGGGAGAATGCCAGACTGGAGTATTCCCTAACCGGTGTAGCACCTGACACACCATTTGTGATAAACAGCGCCACTGGCTGGGTCTCTGTGAGTGGTCCCCTGGACCGTGAGTCTGTTGAACATTACTTCTTTGGTGTGGAGGCCCGTGACCATGGCTCACCTCCACTTTCTGCCTCAGCCAGTGTCACTGTAACCGTGTTGGATGTTAATGACAATCGGCCCGAGTTCACTATGAAAGAGTACCACCTTCGGCTGAACGAGGATGCAGCTGTAGGCACCAGTGTGGTCAGTGTGACTGCAGTAGACCGCGATGCCAACAGCGCCATCAGCTACCAAATCACAGGTGGCAACACCCGCAATCGCTTTGCCATCAGCACCCAAGGGGGTGTGGGTCTGGTGACCCTGGCTCTGCCCTTGGATTACAAGCAGGAACGCTACTTCAAGCTGGTGCTTACTGCATCTGACCGTGCCCTGCACGATCACTGCTATGTGCATATCAACATCACGGATGCCAATACGCACAGGCCTGTCTTTCAAAGTGCTCATTACTCGGTGAGCATGAATGAGGACCGGCCTGTAGGCAGCACTGTGGTGGTCATCAGTGCCTCTGATGATGATGTGGGTGAAAACGCTCGCATTACCTACCTTCTGGAAGACAACCTGCCTCAGTTCCGTATTGATGCAGACTCGGGGGCCATTACGCTACAGGCCCCACTGGACTATGAGGATCAAGTGACCTATACTCTGGCCATTACTGCTCGGGACAACGGTATCCCACAGAAAGCAGACACCACTTATGTGGAGGTAATGGTCAATGATGTAAATGACAATGCCCCGCAGTTTGTGGCCTCCCACTACACAGGTTTGGTCTCTGAGGATGCTCCGCCTTTCACCAGTGTCCTTCAGATCTCGGCCACTGACCGAGATGCGCATGCCAATGGCCGGGTCCAATATACGTTCCAGAATGGGGAGGATGGGGATGGAGATTTTACCATTGAGCCTACCTCTGGCATCGTCCGGACTGTGAGAAGGCTAGACCGGGAGGCAGTGCCTGTGTATGAGTTGACTGCCTATGCAGTGGACCGTGGTGTGCCTCCACTGCGGACTCCAGTCAGCATCCAGGTGACGGTGCAAGATGTGAACGACAACGCACCTGTCTTCCCAGCTGAGGAGTTTGAAGTGCGGGTGAAGGAGAACAGCATTGTGGGGTCAGTGGTGGCCCAGATCACTGCTGTAGACCCTGATGAAGGCCCTAACGCCCACATAATGTACCAGATTGTGGAAGGGAACATCCCCGAGCTGTTCCAAATGGACATCTTCTCTGGAGAGCTGACGGCACTCATTGATCTAGATTACGAGGCACGCCAGGAATACGTGATTGTGGTGCAGGCCACATCTGCTCCTCTTGTCAGCCGAGCCACCGTACATGTCCGCCTGGTTGACCAGAATGACAACAGTCCTGTGCTCAACAACTTCCAGATCCTCTTCAACAACTATGTATCCAACCGCTCAGATACCTTCCCCTCAGGCATCATTGGACGCATCCCAGCTTATGACCCTGATGTCTCCGATCACCTCTTCTACTCCTTTGAGCGTGGCAATGAGCTGCAGCTACTGGTGGTCAACCACACCAGTGGAGAGCTGCGACTCAGCCGCAAGCTGGACAACAACCGCCCGCTGGTGGCCTCCATGTTGGTGACTGTCACAG ATGGCCTGCACAGTGTGACAGCCCAGTGCGTTCTGCGCGTGGTCATCATcaccgaggagctgctggccaaCAGCTTGACCGTGCGCCTGGAGAACATGTGGCAGGAACGCTTCCTGTCTCCCCTTCTGGGCCATTTCCTTGAAGGCGTGGCTGCGGTGCTGGCTACGCCTACCGAAGACGTGTTCATCTTCAACATCCAGAACGACACGGACGTCGGGGGCACGGTGCTCAACGTGAGTTTCTCGGCCCTGGCCCCTCGCGGGGCCGGAGCGGGCGCTACGGGGCCCTGGTTCAGCTCGGAGGAGCTGCAGGAGCAACTGTACGTGCGCCGCGCCGCGCTGGCGGCCCGCTCGCTGCTCGACGTGCTGCCCTTCGACGACAACGTGTGCCTGCGCGAGCCCTGCGAGAACTACATGAAGTGCGTGTCGGTGCTCCGTTTCGACTCCTCGGCGCCTTTCCTGGCTTCCGCCTCCACGCTCTTCCGCCCCATCCAACCCATCGCCGGCCTGCGCTGCCGCTGCCCGGCCGGTTTCACGGGCGACTTCTGCGAAACGGAGCTCGACCTCTGCTACTCGAACCCATGTCGGAACGGCGGCGCCTGCGCGCGGCGCGAGGGCGGCTACACATGCGTGTGCCGCCCGCGCTTCACCG GGGAAGACTGCGAGCTGGATACCGAGGCGGGCCGCTGCGTTCCGGGAGTCTGTCGCAACGGAGGCACCTGCACCGACGCGCCCAATGGCGGCTTCCGCTGTCAGTGCCCGGCGGGCGGCGCTTTCGAGGGCCCGCGCTGTGAGGTGGCGGCACGCTCCTTCCCTCCCAGTTCGTTCGTCATGTTCCGCGGCCTGAGGCAGCGCTTTCACCTCACGCTGTCCCTCTC GTTTGCGACGGTGCAGCCCAGTGGGCTACTCTTCTACAATGGGCGCCTGAATGAGAAGCATGACTTTCTAGCTCTGGAACTTGTGGCTGGCCAAGTGCGACTCACATATTCCACGG GTGAATCCAGTACAGTGGTCAGCCCCACAGTTCCAGGGGGGCTCAGTGATGGGCAGTGGCATACAGTGCACCTTAGATACTACAACAAG CCCCGGACAGATGCCCTAGGGGGTGCTCAGGGCCCCTCGAAGGACAAGGTGGCTGTGTTGAGTGTGGATGACTGCAATGTGGCTGTGGCTCTGCAGTTTGGTGCCGAGATTGGCAACTACTCATGTGCAGCTGCTGGtgtgcaaacaagctccaagaA GTCCCTGGACCTGACAGGCCCTCTGCTCTTGGGGGGTGTCCCCAACCTTCCCGAGAACTTCCCTGTATCCCACAAGGACTTCATTGGCTGTATGCGAGACCTGCACATTGATGGCCGCCGAATGGACATGGCGGCCTTTGTTGCAAACAATGGCACCGTGGCAG gCTGCCAGGCCAAGTTGCGCTTTTGTGACTCAGGCCCTTGCAAGAACAATGGTTTCTGCTCAGAGCGCTGGGATGGCTTCAGCTGTGACTGTCCTGTGGGCTTTGGCGGCAAAGACTGTCGGCTCA CAATGGCCCATCCCTACCATTTCCATGGCAATGGCACACTGAGTTGGGACTTTGGAAGTGACATGGCTGTGTCTGTCCCATGGTACCTGGGGCTAGCATTTCGGACACGGGCAACACGGGGAGTCTTGATGCAAGTACAGGTTGGGCCACACAGCACACTCCTCTGTCAG CTAGATCGGGGGTTTCTGTCTGTGACACTAACCAGGGGCTCAGGCCGTGCTGCCCACCTCCTGTTGGACCAGGTGACTGTCAGTGATGGCCGATGGCATGATTTGCGGCTGGAGTTGCAGGAGGAGCCGGGTGGCCGAAGGGGCCATCATGTTTTCATGGTCTCACTGGACTTCAGCCTCTTCCAG GACACCATGGCAGTGGGGAATGAGCTGCAGGGCCTGAAGGTAAAGCAACTCCACGTGGGCGGCCTGCCCCCCAGCAGTAAGGAGGAGTCTCCTCAGGGTCTGGTCGGCTGCATCCAG GGGGTGTGGCTTGGCTCTACACCCTTTGGGTCCCCAGCTCTTCTACCCCCCAGTCACCGAGTAAATGTGGAGCCTGGCTGTGTCGTCACCAACACCTGTGCGTCTGGGCCCTGTCCAGCTCATGCTGACTGCCATGACCTCTGGCAGACCTTTTCCTGCACCTGTCGGCCAG GTTACTACGGCCCAGGGTGTGTGGATGTCTGCCTCTTGAACCCCTGTCAGAACCAGGGGTCCTGCCGACACCTCTCGGGAGTCCCCCATGGCTATACTTGCGAGTGTGCAGATGGTTATTTTGGTCAGCACTGTGAGCACAG GATGGACCAGCAGTGCCCTCGGGGTTGGTGGGGAAGCCCAACGTGTGGCCCATGCAACTGTGATGTTCACAAGGGCTTTGACCCCAACTGCAACAAGACGAACGGGCATTGTCACTGCAAG GAGTTCCACTACCGACCACGGGGCAGTGACTCATGCCTCCCATGTGACTGCTACCCTGTGGGCTCCACCTCGCGCTCCTGTGCACCCCACAGCGGGCAGTGCCCCTGCCGGCCAGGAGCCCTCGGCCGCCAGTGCAACAGCTGTGACAGCCCCTTTGCAGAGGTGACAGCCAGTGGCTGCCGGG TGCTCTATGATGCCTGCCCCAAGTCCCTGAGATCTGGTGTATGGTGGCCCCAGACCAAGTTTGGTGTCTTGGCCACAGTGCCCTGTCCCCGGGGGGCCTTGG GATTGCGGGGTGCAG GTGCTGCCATGCGGCTGTGTGATGAGGACCAGGGTTGGCTGGAGCCTGACCTCTTCAACTGTACCTCCCCTGCCTTCCGGGAGCTCAGTGTACTG CTTGATGGTCTGGAGCTCAACAAAACAGCACTGGATACTGTGGAGGCCAAGAAGCTGGCTCAGAGGCTTCGGGAGGTGACTGACCAGACCAGCCATTACTTTAGCCAAGATGTCCGAGTCACTGCCCGTCTGCTGGCCTATTTGCTGGCCTTTGAGAGCCATCAACAGGGCTTTGGGCTGACAGCTACACAAGATGCCCACTTCAATGAG AATTTGCTGTGGGCTGGCTCTGCATTGCTTGCTCCAGAGACCGGGGACTTATGGGCAGCCCTGGGGCAGAGGGCCCCTGAGGGCTCCCCAGGCAGCGCAGGGTTGGTGCGACATCTGGAAGAGTATGCAGCCACACTCGCAAGGAATATGGAACTCACGTACCTGAATCCGGTGGGACTGGTGACGCCTAATATCA TGCTCAGCATTGACCGCATGGAACACCCCAGTTCGGCCCGTGGGGCTCATCGTTACCCTCGCTACCACAGCAACCTCTTTCGAGGCCAGGATGCATGGGATCCTCATACTCACGTGCTCCTGCCTTCCCAGTCCCCACAGCCGTCCCCAACTGGAG TTCTACCCACAAGCAGCGGCCCAGAAAACTCCACGGCCTCAAGTGTGGTACCCCCACCAGCCCCGCCCGAGCCTGAGCCCGAGCCTGGGATCTCCATCGTCATTCTCCTTGTGTACCGCACCTTGGGGGGGCTGCTTCCCGCCCAATTCCAGGCTGAGCGCCGGGGTGCCAG GCTTCCCCAGAACCCCGTTATGAACTCCCCAGTGGTCAGCGTGGCTGTGTTCCATGGACGCAACTTCCTGAGGGGTGTCCTGGAGTCTCCGATCAGCCTTGAGTTCCGCCTCCTACAGACAGCCAATCGGAGCAAGGCGATCTGCGTGCAGTGGGACCCACCTGGCCC GTCAGACCAGCATGGTATGTGGACAGCACGGGACTGCGAGCTGGTGCACAGGAATGGGTCCCACGCAAGGTGTCGCTGCAGCCGGACAGGCACCTTCGGGGTCCTTATGGATGCCTCCCCCCGTGAG CGCCTAGAGGGTGACCTGGAGCTGCTGGCCGTCTTCACGCACGTGGTCGTCTCGGTGTCTGTGGCTGCGCTGGCGCTGACGGCGGCTGTCCTGCTGAGCCTGCGTAGCCTCAAGTCCAACGTGCGTGGGATCCATGCCAACGTGGCGTCTGCCCTGGGGGTTTCagagctcctcttcctcctggggATCCACAGGACCCACAACCAG CTGATATGTGCCGTGGTCGCCATCCTCCTGCACTACTTCTTCCTCAGCACCTTCGCGTGGCTCCTCGTGCAGGGCCTGCACCTCTACCGCATGCAGGTCGAGCCTCGCAATGTGGACCGCGGGGCCATGCGTTTCTACCACGCCCTGGGCTGGGGCGTTCCCGCAGTGCTGCTGG gCCTTGCTGTTGGCCTACATCCTGAGGGTTATGGGAACCCCGACTTCTGCTGGATCTCCATCCATGAACCACTCATCTGGAGTTTCGCTGGCCCTGTTGTTCTTGTCATAGTG ATGAACGGGACTATGTTTCTCCTCGCTGCCCGCACATCCTGCTCCGCAGGGCAGAGGGAGGCCAAGAAGACCTCTATGCT CAGGACCCTTCGCAGCTCCTTTCTGCTCCTCCTGCTGGTCAGTGCCTCCTGGCTCTTTGGCCTCCTGGCAGTCAACCACAGCATCCTGGCCTTCCACTACCTCCATGCTGGACTCTGTGGCCTCCAG GGCCTAGCAGTGCTGCTACTCTTCTGTGTCCTGAATGCAGATGCCCGGGCTGCCTGGACACCAGCCTGTCTGGCCAGGAAGGCAGCACCTGAGGAAACAAGGCCAGCGCCAGGGCCA GGGTCTGGGGCTTACAACAACACAGCCCTCTTCGAAGAGAGTGGCCTCATCCGCATCACTCTTGGTGCCTCTACCGTCTCCTCAGTGAGCAGTGCCCGTTCTGGCCGGACCCAGGACCAGGACAGCCAGCGGGGCCACGGCTACCTCAG GGACAATGTCCTGGTTCGACATGGCTCGGCTGCTGACCACGCTGACCACAGCCTCCAGGCTCACGCTGGCCCCACTGACCTGGATGTGGCTATGTTCCATCGAGATGCTG GCGCGGACTCTGACTCTGACAGTGACCTGTCCTTAGAGGAGGAGAGGAGTCTGTCCATCCCGTCTTCAGAAAGCGAGGACAACGGCCGGACACGAGGGCGTTTCCAACGTCCACTCCAGCGGGCAGCCCAGAGTGAGAGGCTCCTCACCCATCCCAAAG ATGTGGATGGCAATGACCTCCTGTCCTACTGGCCAGCCCCGGGGGAGTGCGAGGCTACATCCTGTGCTCTGCAGACGTGGGGCTCTGAGAGACGCCTAGGGCTGGACACCAGCAAAGATGCGGCCAACAACAACCAGCCAGATATGGCCCTGACCAGTGGGGATGAGACCTCCTTAGGCCGGGCCCAGCGCCAGAGGAAAG GCATCCTGAAGAACCGGTTGCAGTACCCACTGGTGCCACAAGCCCGGGGCGCTCCTGAGCTGTCCTGGTGCCGCGCAGCCACCCTGGGCCACCGCGCAGTGCCTGCTGCTTCCTACGGCCGCATCTATGCTGGCGGCGGCACGGGCAGTCTCTCCCAGCCAGCCAGCCGCTACTCTTCGCGAGAACAGCTGGACCTGCTGCTACGGAGGCAGCTGAGCCGGGAGCGACTAGAGGAGGCCCCGGCCTCTGCTCTACGACCCCTGAGCCGGCCGGGTTCCCAGGAACGCCTGGATGCTATGCCGGGCCGCCTGGAGCCTCGAGATCGGGGTAGCACCCTGCCACGGAGACAGCCACCCCGGGACTACCCAGGCGCCATAGCTGGCCGCTTCGGGTCACGGGATGCGCTGGACTTAGGGGCACCCCGAGAATGGCTGAGCACACTGCCCCCGCCCCGCCGCACCCGGGACCTTGACCCACATCATCACCCGCCTCTGGCCCTGTCTCCGCAGCGGCAACTCTCAAGGGACCCCCTCTTGCCAGCGCGGCCCCTGGACTCTCTGTCTAGGAGCTCGAACTCTCGGGAGCAGCTGGACCAGGTGCCTAGCAGGCACCCTTCACGAGAGGCTCTTGGACCAGCCCCGCAACTGCTCAGAGCCAGGGAGGACCCAGCCAGTGGCCCCAGCCACGGCCCCTCCACTGAGCAGCTGGGCATCCTCTCTTCCATCCTCGCCTCTTTCAACTCCTCAGCTCTCTCTTCTGTGCAGTCCTCAAGCACGCCCTCGGGCCCCCACACCACTGCCACGCCTTCTGCCACAGCCTCTGCACTGGGTCCCTCCACTCCTCACTCGGCAACATCCCACAGCATCTCGGAGCTGTCGCCTGACTCAGA AGTCCCCAGAAGTGAGGGCCACTCGTGA